A genomic stretch from Arachis stenosperma cultivar V10309 chromosome 3, arast.V10309.gnm1.PFL2, whole genome shotgun sequence includes:
- the LOC130966998 gene encoding uncharacterized protein LOC130966998 yields MDIAGRMVQWAIKLSEFDLKYETWTAIKAQCLTDFVEEYAGDQEEASTTWELYVDGSSNKIRSGAGVKLVNQEETQVEVSLKFEFPTSNNQAEYEALIAGLKLAEEVGATKVVVFSDSQMVTSQINGEYQAKDPNMKRCLDKTFEYLRRFAETEDKHITRDLNSRADALSKLASTKPGENNRSLIQETLQEPSIAKIEGRQDVLEVSRLDLGWMNPLIEYLKFDILPEEEKEAKKIRREAQNYTLVKNILYKRGISTPLLKCIPTLRTTKFLEEVHNGICGNHLGARSLARKVTRVGFYWPTLQKDANEFVKKCQPCQMHANFHVAPPEELISITSPWSFAKWGLDLLGSFSQAHGQVKYLIVGVDYFTKWIEAEPLATIIA; encoded by the coding sequence ATGGATATTGCGGgaagaatggttcaatgggccaTAAAGCTATCCGAATTCGACCTCAAGTACGAAACTTGGACGGCGATCAAGGCCCAATGCCTCACCGACTTCGTGGAAGAATATGCAGGTGATCAAGAGGAAGCCTCCACGACATGGGAACTATACGTGgatggatcctccaacaaaatcAGAAGCGGTGCAGGCGTAAAACTAGTCAACCAGGAGGAAACTCAAGTAGAAGTCTCCCTCAAATTTGAATTCCCGACTTctaacaatcaggcagaatatgaagccttgattgcaggGTTAAAGCTGGCAGAGGAAGTCGGCGCAAcgaaagtagttgtgttcagcGACTCCCAAATGGTAACCTCACAAATTAATGGAGagtaccaggccaaagaccccaACATGAAAAGGTGCTTAGACAAAACCTTTGAGTACCTTAGGCGATTTGCTGAAACCGAGgacaaacacataactcgggatcttaACAGCAGAGCAGACGCCCTCTCCAAGCTAGCTAGTACCAAGCCAGGGGAAAATAATAGAAGCTTGATCCAAGAAACTCTGCAAGAACCCTCTATCGCAAAAATAGAGGGTAGACAAGACGTCCTTGAAGTTTCCAGATTGGACCTCGGGTGGATGAACCCACTAATCGAATAtctgaaattcgacatcctacccgaagaggaaaaagaggccAAGAAGATTCGGAGGGAAGCACAAAACTACACTTTGGTAAAAAATATCCTTTATAAACGAGGGATATctacaccattgttaaaatgcatTCCGACTTTAAGGACAACAAAATTCTTAGAAGAGGTTCATAATGGTAtttgtgggaaccatctcggagcaaggtcctTAGCTAGGAAAGTGACACGAgtcgggttctactggccgaccttgcaaaaaGATGCCAATGAATTCGTAAAGAAGTGTCAGCCATGCCAAATGCATGCAAACTTCCACGTCGCTCCCCCCGAGGAGCTCATTAGCATAACTTCTCCATGGtcttttgcaaaatggggattGGACCTATTAGGATCCTTTTCCCAAGCGCATGGACAAGTAAAATATCTAATAGTGGGagtagactacttcacaaagtggatagaagcagaaccactaGCCACCATCATAGCCTAG
- the LOC130966999 gene encoding proline-rich receptor-like protein kinase PERK3: MENCIRNLRERSSKLVTDFGGRLSNHFIATFVKVVTKALQRVASEASASYHCRYCCLHSALPPPLLLPPHHTFRSSALLRFVSAPANYSGLGYLHSNEASKPTMVHQNILVEKVLLDNQFNPLIMDAGFPKLLADDIVYSAPKVGVAMGYLAPEYITTGRITEKSDVYAFGVIVL, encoded by the exons atggagaattgCATAAGAAACTTACGCGAGAGGTCGTCGAAGCTAGTGACCGACTTTGGAGGGAgactatcgaaccacttcatcgctacTTTCGTCAAGGTTGTCACAAAAGCCTTGCAGCGAGTAGCATCAGAGGCGTCggctag CTACCACTGTCGCTATTGCTGTCTTCACTCAGCACTGCCACCACCACTTCTACTGCCGCCACACCACACTTTCCGGTCCTCTGCGTTGTTGCgttttgtctctgctcctgcgaACTACTCAG GTCTTGGATATCTGCACAGCAATGAAGCAAGCAAACCTACAATGGTTCACCAAAATATTTTAGTTGAAAAAGTTCTTCTTGACAATCAGTTTAACCCATTGATCATGGATGCTGGGTTCCCCAAGCTTCTAGCAGACGACATTGTTTACTCGGCACCAAAAGTTGGTGTTGCCATGGGATACCTAGCTCCTGAATACATTACCACTGGACGCATCACCGAGAAGAGCGACGTTTATGCATTCGGTGTCATTGTTCTTTAA
- the LOC130967000 gene encoding uncharacterized protein LOC130967000 produces MSGLLKFLGTLALMMSSLKGSSPPKGGSSCSSRELRLLREDSNSTTVAIAVFTQHCHHHFYCRHTTLSGPLRCCVLSLLLRTTQRKTSKLLLLIILNDTVDPFMVLITLVIIELTIRSRYMLKHRMEFLVFNILKTINSNLILDMEEDMVFLHHTSNLNSLILFVPPQTAQIVRETKCY; encoded by the exons atgtcagggcttttgaagtttctcggaactttaGCCCTCATGATGTCCTCGCTAAAGGGATCCTCCCCACCTAAAGGTGGTTCTTCGTGTTCATCGCGGGAGTTGCGACttttgagggaggattccaACT CTACCACTGTCGCTATTGCTGTCTTCACTCAGCACTGCCACCACCACTTCTACTGCCGCCACACCACACTTTCCGGTCCTCTGCGTTGTTGCgttttgtctctgctcctgcgaACTACTCAG AGAAAGACATCAAAACTACTGCTTTTGATAATTCTCAATGACACAGTGGATCCTTTTATGGTGTTGATAACTCTAGTTATAATAGAACTTACTATCAG GAGTCGATATATGCTCAAGCACCGCATGGAATTTCTGGTGTTCAATATTTTGAAAACTATCAACAGCAATTTGATCCTAGATATGGAAGAGGATATGGTGTTCTTACACCACACCAGCAATCTCAACAGCCTAATTTTATTTGTCCCACCACAGACTGCTCAG ATTGTGAGGGAGACCAAATGTTATTGA